The following is a genomic window from Rutidosis leptorrhynchoides isolate AG116_Rl617_1_P2 chromosome 8, CSIRO_AGI_Rlap_v1, whole genome shotgun sequence.
TATGTAAATTTTTTGCCTTCGTGTTACTTATATATATGAAGAAACTTGTTGCGGTTGGTTTACATGTACAGTAACTGTATGTCTGCATTCTATTGTTAAGAGCCAGATAATTAATAGCATCTACAGATCTATCCATTCCATTTGAACGGATAAAACTCACTGTGTTTCCTCAAAATTACTGCTAATTCCGAGAAACATCTATGTAGCACAACACAGTTCGAGGGCTAAATTCAGCTTCTGGACTTAACTAATGTTGGAACTTTATCGTTTAGGAAGCAAAACAAGATGGAAAGTCTATCAAACTTCCTCAGAAAGCCGGTAAAAGGGAATCTGTGACAACCAAAAACGAGAAACCCAATGAACGTGTTTTGGTAGATACTCGCGTTCGGTATCTCAAGGATCAGTTGATAAGGGCAAGAGTTTACCTTTCTCTGTCAGCAACTAGAACTAATGCTCAATTCAATAGGGAGCTTCGGTTACGTATGAAAGAGGTCCAAAGAGCACTTGGTGATGCAACCAAGGATTCAGATCTACCAAGAAAGTAAGCGTCATCCTTACTTATATCATTCAGAGAACTGTCTCAGTTTCTGTATTTTAAAAACTTTGTTAAACCTCAAGTTTCTGCAAATTTTGGGAAGTGGACTCCGATATCGTGCAAGAAATGGCTTATTGGTTATGCTATAATTATTTTGTCCGTTTTTCTTTTTTGGTTTATAATTTCTCTGCTGTTTTTGCTATATTTCTAGTACCAATGACAAGCTGAAGGCAATGGACCAAACATTGGCGAAAGGAAAGCAAATACAGGATGACTGTACTGGTGTTGTAAAAAAACTCCGTGCGATAATCCATTCAACTGAAGAACAATTGCGGGTTCATCAGAAACAGGCGTTGTTTTTGACTCACTTAACTGCCAAAACTGTTCCCAAGGGTCTCCATTGTCTTCCCTTACGCCTTTCAACTGAATACTACTCGTTGAAATCTTCGGCACAACAATTCCCGAATCAAGAAAAACTAGAAGATCCTGAGCTGTTCCACTATGCGTTGTTCTCGGATAATGTTTTAGCTACAGCAGTAGTTGTCAACTCAACTGTTTCCAATGCGAAGGTGATTATGTTACAGGGCCTTTTCCCCCCATTATTAGTAGTCTAATAGTAGTATCTCAACAGTTTATTTATTAACATCAAAGCATGTTCTCTGTTTCAGCATCCGTCAAACCATGTGTTTCACATCGTTACCGACAAGTTAAATTACGCTGCAATGAGGATGTGGTTTCTTGCAAATCCACCCAGTAAAGCTACAATACAAGTCCAGAACATTGATGAGTTTACATGGCTGAATGCAAGTTATAGCCCAGTTCTCAAACAGTTGGCTTCTCAGAACATGATTGATTATTATTTTAGAACACATAAGGCCGAGTCTGATTCAAATCTGAAGTTCCGCAACCCGAAGTATCTATCGATGATGAATCATCTACGATTTTACCTTCCAGAGATCTTTCCAAAGCTGAGTAAAGTTGTGTTCTTGGATGATGATGTCGTTGTCCAGAAGGATCTGAGTGGTCTTTGGTCCATCGATTTGAAGGGGAAGGTGATAGGTGCGGTCGAGACATGTGGTGAAAACTTTCACCGGTTTGACCGTTATCTTAACTTTTCAAATCCTATTATTGCCAAAAATTTTGATCCACGTGCTTGTGGATGGGCCTATGGAATGAATGTATTTGATTTAGACGAATGGAAGAAGCAAAACATCACAGATGTTTATCACTCATTTCAAACTTTGGTAAGTTGTTCATTATATTACTACTCTTAAGAACAAGGTTTAATAGTCGCGAGTCGGGAACGAGTTGATCGTGACATTGGAGGGACAAGTTGCTCGAGATGGGGACGACTTGGgctttgaccaacgttgactttttgtAATCAATAAATTAAAATATATCCCTTATATTAATCATAAATTTATCAAACATAAAACATAATTATTTCAAAAATAAATTTAGGGTACAATATCTAATtttaaaaatactaaaattttgacctaactttgactttgaccactCAGGCCCGACTTTGACCCGACGTTGACCCGACTTATTAGTGTTGACCGACTTTTTAGGCATTTTTGGGCGAAACACGACAGGTTAGTCATCAAACCAATGCGTCGGCCGACTTCTACAACAGTCCTTAAGAATCATATCATGTCATTTTCATACTACTGGTAGTAGCTAAGATTTTATGTTATGTTTTTGTCTGCAGAATAAAGACAGACAACTGTGGAAACTCGGGACATTGCCACCTGGACTGATAACATTTTGGAAAAGAGTATACCCACTAGATAGGTCATGGCACGTGCTTGGACTCGGATATAACCCGAGTGTCAGCCAAAGGGAGATTGAACGAGCAGCGGTTATTCACTACAACGGGAATTTAAAACCGTGGTTGGAGATAGGGATACCCAAATTTCGTGGGTATTGGAACAGGTTTGTGGACTATGATCAGACATACATGCGTGATTGCAATATGAGTCCGTGAGTAAACAAGGATTATGGATCAATAAGTAGTATATATTCTTTCATTGATCATAGTGTTAATGGTTAGTTTCCTCATGTTTTCATCTTTGACCTGGGTCAAAAGAGAAGCCAACCATACATTATGTTGATTTTGTTGTTCTGTACTAGCTGAAGTACAGACAGGTGTAAATGAGCAAGAAATGTATGTTTGTTAAAAAGTGTTCAATGTGTGTCCTAACTTCGGGCGTTTTTCACATCTGAGTGTGATGACAATTGAATCGTACTTGAATCTTATTTTGAACGAAATGGTGGAGAAAGAAACCATATAAACAAGTTGAAGACTTGCGTTGCAATTTATTATACAATTTTTGTATATTGGTTTAGTGTTAATCAGTTTGTATGTTTTAAGTGGAGAATTCTTTTGTACAAGAAATATGTGGTTTTGGCATGTACTCCATCCATCCTATATGATTTCCTCTGTTTTAGCTAGAAATGTACAAGTGACAAATAAATTCGTTATTATGAGGATAGCCAGTTGCTGTTACTAGTCTGAACCAAATGGGTCAGTTTTGTGCACCCCCAGATTTGTGGGTCATGAATCGGGATGAAACTAATGAGACTGTTTGTTATTTTTGTTTAGTTTGATTAGGGCTCGTTTTGTATTATTTTTGTATGGGTTGTACTTATTTCAGATCTATTTTAACGTTATCAGTTTTATCGGGGATAAAAAATAACAATAGAAACTGATGAAAAGATTGGATTCTACATGACCTATTGTTATGTACTTTTACTGTAATtaatataatactccgtagtaaACAATTTGATTGGTCTGCTATGATGTCTCTGGTAAAGAAGTACAGAATCGCTAGCATGCTGATCATAATTTTAGTATATTGACTAGTGAAAATAAAACAATTACAAAGCAACTCTATATCGACTCTGGTGAACAGTGTGAAATGACACTGCGAAACACTTAAAGCGGAAACACTCAAAATGGCGCCGGCCATATTCACAGTTAGTTTTAGTAGCTTGAGTAATGATGAATGTTTTATCTGAGATACATTGATATTTATAATCTATGATTTTTATTACGTATAAAATATGTACTCAAGGATTCTTTTGTTATGTTTTTGGTATCAAACCGGATATGATAGTATGATACCACTTTTAATGCATCGTTATCGAGATCATATCGATATCGTAACACTTCAAACAGTCTGGTTTTTATACTGATCACTTTAGAACATGTGGTGGTGAAAAAGCTCCCGGTCCTGATGGTTTTACATTCTTGTTTATTAAAACGTATTCGGATTTGGTAAAAGAAGATTTGGTTAATTCGATTACTACttcttttacaagttttaaattaCCGAATGGTTCTTCATCCGCGTTTATTACATTGATTCCAAAAGTGGATAATCCAACTATCATAAAAGATTTTCGTCCAATTTCGTTGATTGGAGTCTTTTATAAAGTAGTAGGAAAATTGCTTGCAATTCGGTTAGCGAAGGTAATAGACAAGATTATAAGTCCGGAACAATCGGAATTTATAGCGGGTCGTCAAATTCTCGATGGTCCGTTGGTGTTAAGTGAAGTTATGGATTGGTATAAATCAAAGAACAAAAAACTTATGATGTTTAAGGTAGACTTTGAAAAGGCTTATGATTCGGTAAATTGGAAATATTTAGATATCATGTTATCTAAATTCGGTTTTGGTGATACATGGAGACGTTGGATTCGAATGTGTTTATCATCGGCTCGCACCTCGATTTTAATAAACGGTAGTCCAACGAAAGAATTCGGAATTAAAAGTGGATTAAGACAAGGCGATCCACTTAGTCCTTTCTTATTTCTTTTAATCATGGAGGGATTACATATGGATTTAAAGTTGGCGGTGGAAAACTATTATATTAAGGGTGCAATTGTTGGTAATTCAAACTATAAGGTATCTCATTTATTTTATGCGGATGATGCTTTAATTGTTTCTGAATGGGACGAGGAGTCTATGAATAATATTATGCGTATTCTTAACACGTTTTATCTTGCTTCTGGATTAAAGATTAATATTTTGAAGTCAAGTGTGTATGGTGTTGGAATGAATGATATGGAATTGGATTTAATTGCTAGTCGCTTGGGATGTAGTCGTGGTATTATGCCTTTTAATTATCTTGGATTACCAATGGGAGCCAACATGAACTTAATACAAAATTGGAAGCCTATTATTCAAAAGTTTCGTGATAGACTTTCAAGATGGAAATGTAACATGTTATCAATTGGAGGAAGAGTAATGTTAATTAAATCGGttcttggtagcttggtgatgtgctcgatcgtgtccttttattttgatcggatttagattgaatttattacacgaattgcTTGTGATTATATGGTATTcttatgatttcggattgatttcacacatataggcaactttgtcctatccgtatagtaatagtttatttggtaaatccggttcgttccacagggagatggagttttcaagattttttaattgctaaaagttaatctatttaaaagggggattttggattagggtttactaCTTAATTGAACGGAAATTAGATTTAACTAAAAcgaaataactaaattaacgacaataaaaatacaatttaaactaatttaacaaagtagaagaaataaggtttttcatggaaatatagcaaaatagtaaaaagtaattaaaGTTTACGATATGGCAATAAGTGAAATTGAAGAGATTTAAAATAaggtaaagtagtggctactaaaatatgtcccctctggatttatggattgtttttaagtccgattacgatgttttaatatatatccttatattttatctttcgatttataaagatttaattaactaaaactaaatcTCACTTTCGTTTAGATCTcgttttagcgaattaaattataccccgactatttaaattgagatttaatccagtttttactttcgttaaaaccaaaattataacggtcttaccctttttataattacacgattatataaactgtaatattacccaaaccaccgaatcacacttctaaattgttgtcaataatttgtccatatgttcgtctagatcaccgaggtgttgaagcataatttatgtaAATTCAATGCACTTTcgcttattaattttaataaattatgtgataggggtgaaaatattaaattatataacaatgggttggtgattaaacttaatattaaaaatagtcaaagttacatcataatattataatatggttcaatccatttgtccagaggttctacattttagttaccactatggatatttagttggacattataacggcgtaaaaatataaattatataaagtggacatggtgacaataataataataataaacgataacaataataaataataaataacgataataacgacgataataataaatattacgataacaataaaaataacaataataataataataataataataataataataataataataataacaatagaaataataacgatacgtgaaaataaagttaggacgtggagacttacagcgagttggaacggtaaaaagcgatattattagcgtagtggtacacggacagaattctgatttaaaacccgtaaattaaacgttacaataaccttattattaaaataaacttaaattaaaattataattataaatataaatataagtatgcaGAGAAGAAATGAAAATATTGTGTATAAAACTCTCGATCAAACTGCATTTTTATAGGCCATTTTTATAGgattttggcctgctacagtaacccatgcgatcgcatgggttttatgcctatttcccatgctatcgcatggccgccagatccagctcacatatttttttgttttcttctttgtcgacatatttttatatatatatataatatatataatttatattaattatatatatattatattatattcttgtgcatagttgacttgtaattttcgctccgttgtctcgtacatttacgcccggtttatgtctcggttccggtttctcgaacgcattttcttataatttaatatcgtgtactttgctttccgcgacttgtacttttgtcaatTTTTAGACAtttttcttcgataaattaaaccacttggagtgtaacttgtacgtttgagcgttTTGGACATTTtcatctttcaaatcttcgttttcatcttcaaatcttcattttcgagcgatctccgtcttttgtcttcacacttatttatttaaacgattacaactaaaaataaggaaattacaattaaaaacattacattttggaacgATATTGCCactaaatatatgtttgttttgagcaatatcaattatccctacacttgaacgttgcttgtcctcaagcaatatagaacttgaaataaaacatacttcacacaaatcacttctttattttcacactttatacatcagtgattttggtacggcggtataaacaatgatagtaacgactgtggtttacagtcccacatgactatgaaaatttagatcctttaagaaaattggatctttatgaaaatatttgatcttttgaaaattcaatctagctttgaccctagataagttttccgatttaaccctttatcgatgttgcaaaatgtttttttgGGTGTTGTGTGGGTTCCAGATTTtctaaattttagctcaaaacttgcggttttgtgtcacccacttgctaaccttgtattaggaaaacaacacatccagtatacttgccccgtatattacctttcagtaaactaccgtccggttgtaaaggaaagcgatgaacaagcaactgttaaggcaatgtctaatgacatgcatttgattatggtccacaacgtgtcggatgcaattactatcctttgtaggagaaatagtaaagatcaccctataatttttcggtctggcacaaggtcctgtctttgaccatgctatgcaaccactgttcttacggttgacacccgatttggttcaggtgacctaatgaattccgatgaattctcaggattttacgttcagtggtaatgaacgcattgaaaataggttttcagaaaacaaatcggttttaatttgatcaaaatattttctcattcaagctcgagtttagatatcatcgaattccatgagtttgtaattctcaatctttaaggtcaatctcaaggattgagtaatatcaggcttaaatgctgatttttaatctttaaggagattatcctttctgggagtttgattcattagtcttatcaagctaatttgcacggcgccctccccattttacgagacagatcctctcatggttaggataagtctgaccacatggtgaccctgtttgatgctgaggtccgtggatttccagctgatttttgagaaaacttttcaaggtttttcgtagactctacaactggtctggacgacaacttcctgacctaaatcaagaagcgcgtttctttttctgaagactttacttcattttaatgatggaattgattcatcatgtagatccatcttttcttatatttatattataatttactggctaaaacaaatttatacagcccaaagcaaaagtacctgcaataaacttcgcacaaacatgtgataacagctcatatatattgacaaatctccccacacttggcttttttcatgcgtctttttatttataataaataaattcaagcgttttagttgtttctcaatttatgtcattttttAAAGTTAACAATGATTTCGGTACccgcacctagttttatcgttcataaacatattaaacaagatttgaattcatttagttaatttttttttttaaaattttcacaaaatttagaaaataagcctagtgtaaacccgagagaatttataacccctccccacacttgagatcatgcaatgcactCATTTGCAATGAAATTAGACAAGATAAAATTCATGAGGGCAATTAGAATAGAAAGGGAGTTAAAACCTCTTTAGCTAAAAAGCCGTAACTTGCGAGTTTTCCGTTTAATCCATTGATGTTGATTTGTTCTTCATCCCAAAATTTCTGTCATCTTTTCATATGTTTTGCCAAAAAttggttgcttttgctgaactaaatttcagtctttgaaaatgcgtcttttacccttattagtacataaaataaactacaaacatatatacatatttttgaagtttggtatattaccccacattcaaataatatttttggcatactttagatcaataatattaaaataatgataacaaaatttttcgccccttccttgggtaaagcattTTCGGTTCTacaacctagttttcaactcacgatgaattttagaaatcaattttttaaacttaatgaaataaagtaaattttgtttttaaattcacacaaaccttaaatttaaaaagcatattaagttcatacaaaactaaaaaaaaatcagaatggagggagaagactagttctttagtgtctgctagcggaaaagaccaatcgggctcCACTCTTGAAATAATTTGAAACGTTTTAAGAAGGCGAGTGGTTAGCTAaaattaccctgaatttatttgtccttagggtagaatgtgatgtcATCTCTTTCAGTGTTGTTGAACCCTTCATAATAGAATTTAAGTCTATGACCATTCACATTAAAAATACCACCATTTTTGTCATATAATTCTACGTATCCAGATGGAAATGCTTGTTTTACTTCATACGGTCCcctccatcgggacttaagtttaccaggtgaaaacttaaaacgtgattgaaaaACTAGAACTTTGTCTCCTGGTTCAAAAGCTTTCTTCTCTTTTAAGCGAGCATCGTACCATTTCTTAGTTCTCTCTTTGTAAGATCTCGAGTTTTCATATGTTTGAAGTCTTAGCTCGTCTAATTCATGCAATTGTAAGAATCGATTTTTTTCGGCTTCCACAAGGTCCGTATTACATTCTTTTATTGCCCAGTACGCCTTATGTTCAacctcgacaggtagatgacacgccttaccatatattaatcgaaaaggagtggtaccaatgggcattttaaacgcggttctaaatgcccacagcgcatcatctagcttttgatgccagatttttggattattcttaactgttctttctaaaattcgtttaagacctcgatttatgttttcaacttggccactcgtttgagggtggtaagaagttgagaaacgatgattaactccatactttttaagtactttctcgagtaattgatttgtaaaatgagttccacgatcactgattaatgctttcggAAGCCCGAATCGTGAGAAAAGGTTTTtgagaaagctgacaacaactcgagcatcgttagtaggtaaagcttttgcttcagcccatttagaaacgtaatcgactgctacgagaatgtatttgcatttattAGAAGcagggaatggacccatgaagtcaataccccaaatgtcaaatacttcgcatactaggatgctttgttgtggtatttcgtctctcttggagatattttcGGATCTTTGACAAGCGTCACAGGTTTTCACCATGTTGTAAGAATCTTTGAAAATAGttggccagtaaaaacctgagtcaaagaccttcttagctgtatagcttggTCGGAAATGTCCGCCAGCTGGTCCTtgatgacagtgctctagaatttgttgagcttctttaccgtatacacatcgacgaataacttgatctgctcctatacgaaagagattagggctttcccagaagtaaaattTCAGATTAGaaaaaaatttcttcttttgcagataagtttgatttttaacaagaattcctgcggctagataattggcaaagtccgcaaaccatggaatttcttcttccgtTTTAATTTTCATAAGGAATTCGtctggaaaagtatcgtgaataacagattcgtcgagtgtttctaagttaggattttcaagacgggacaagtgatccgcagcgagattttcagcaccctttttatccttgatttcaatgtcgaattcttgtaggagaagaatccaactaattagtctaggcttagcatcttgcttcttgaataagtactttagggctgaattatcggtataaacaattgttttagataacactaggtAAGATCTGaacttatcgaaagcaaaaactactgcaagatgctccttctcagtagttgtgtaattcaactgagctcttgtaagtgttttacttgcatagtatattggttgaaatttgctatcttgacgttgacctaaaacagctcccagcgcaaaatcactagcatcacacattagctcgaaaggtttggaccagtcgggtgatacgaTAATAggtgcattagtaagtttctcttttagaatggagaaatcATTTAGATACTCGTCGTTGAAATCaaatgtactgtctttctcaagaagtttagtcatgggtcgagcgattttggaaaagtcctttatgaatcttCGATAGAACCCCGCATGACCaaggaaactacgaattcctttaacattGGTTGGAGGAGGAAGTTTTGAAATAACGTCTATCTTAGCTTTGTTTACTTCTATTCcagctcgagaaatcttgtgtcttaAAACAATgcattccttcaccatgaagtggcatttctcccagtttaaaacaagatttgattcttcacaacgaattagcattcgttcaaggttttagagacatgagttgaaggagtctccaaaaacagagaaatcgtccataaagacttctatactttcttcaatcatgtcatgaaaaattgccatcatacacctttggaaggtgcctggTGCATTGCATAATCCGAATGACATTCGTCGGTAGGCaaaagtaccaaatggacaagtaaatgtggtcttgtcttggtcttttggatcaattggaatttgaaaataaccggagaatccatcaaggaaacagtagtaatcttttcccgccaaacgttctagcatttggtcgataaatgatagcgggaaatgatctttccttgtagcgtcgtttagacgacgatagtctatacagactctccacccAGTGACTGTTCTCGTAGGAACGAGTTCGTTCTTATCATTTAGAATAACAGtcgtaccccctttcttgggtactacttgtacaggacttacccatgggctatcggatatagggtaaatTAACCAGGTGTCAAGTaatttgataacctcctttttgacaacttctttcatgttagggtttaacctccgttgcttttgtaccacgggtttaaaatcttcttccattagaattttGTGAGTACAATAAGtagggttaatccctggaatatcagttgttttccacgcaattgcctttttgtgggtttttaaaatagacattaacctaccattttcgtcatcggaaagttttgatgaaattatgactggtaattgtgacgttccttggagataagcatactccaaatgttccgggagttctttaagttccaaggtgggtggttcttccaaggaagattttaacCGGAACCTGTTACCATTGGTAATTTCTTCAAAAGGTTCATCTTCCCctggaatttcttcttctatgtATTCTTCATCAGTGACTACCTTCAACAGCTTTTCTAACTCTATATCGACATCAAAATCTTCACCTTCACCTAtcggggtgaaatctgaggtgtcgacatttaatagttcttgtagttcttcctcaatataacaatcaacaatgtctatttGGAAACATTCGTCATCAGGAGACATAGGGTGTTTCATAGCCTTATCTATGTTCAATATAATTCTATCCTCCCCCACACCTAAGCTGAGATTTTTATCTTTTACACGCACAATTGCGTCTGCAGTATTTAGAAAGggacgccctagaattaggggaaccttactatcttcttccatttcaagaacaacgaaatcagcaggaaagattaagtgatttactttaactggtaggttttcagcaatgccaataggataattgtaagttctatcagctaatcgtatacacatcctggttggttttaaatcacctaagttcaattttaagtacaaggagtgaggCATAAGGTTAATGCTTGCTCCTAAATCAGCTAATGCATTGTACATTAcagaatctcccatcagacaaggaatgatgaaacttccaggatctctgataatgctaaaaacgaacatatatttcatagcattattcctcaagaaagacaagcttttagttgcaattgttctatttacaagtgatattcgtttaaataata
Proteins encoded in this region:
- the LOC139862851 gene encoding probable galacturonosyltransferase 4, yielding MKKIRWLRTPVFILLFITVLAPIVLFTDRLATFSSFSTYDFIQEPSTLVSLNRDVNRLNLLPQELLSESAKKEPLGEVYLDNFARSSTVTDTDSSRKTRQLNEESKELDSDQNDNPIIRQVTANDMLESRPQNDRIVSASLLSTKPEAKQDGKSIKLPQKAGKRESVTTKNEKPNERVLVDTRVRYLKDQLIRARVYLSLSATRTNAQFNRELRLRMKEVQRALGDATKDSDLPRNTNDKLKAMDQTLAKGKQIQDDCTGVVKKLRAIIHSTEEQLRVHQKQALFLTHLTAKTVPKGLHCLPLRLSTEYYSLKSSAQQFPNQEKLEDPELFHYALFSDNVLATAVVVNSTVSNAKHPSNHVFHIVTDKLNYAAMRMWFLANPPSKATIQVQNIDEFTWLNASYSPVLKQLASQNMIDYYFRTHKAESDSNLKFRNPKYLSMMNHLRFYLPEIFPKLSKVVFLDDDVVVQKDLSGLWSIDLKGKVIGAVETCGENFHRFDRYLNFSNPIIAKNFDPRACGWAYGMNVFDLDEWKKQNITDVYHSFQTLNKDRQLWKLGTLPPGLITFWKRVYPLDRSWHVLGLGYNPSVSQREIERAAVIHYNGNLKPWLEIGIPKFRGYWNRFVDYDQTYMRDCNMSP